One Drosophila gunungcola strain Sukarami chromosome 2R unlocalized genomic scaffold, Dgunungcola_SK_2 000004F, whole genome shotgun sequence genomic window, GACCTGAAggttcttcttcttcttaaCGCGCAGCTGTGTTGGAAAACGTCGGAATTCGGTTAGGGATGGGCCCACAGGAATTTTCCCACACCCGCAGTGAAGAATTCCGATACTCAAGGGCTGTATCGATAGTTGACTTGATGTATTTACCACCTCTAACAGCCCGCACGTGTTGACTTGTTGTGTGgttttttcttcaaaaaaacttgatttttaACAGATTCAGACATGCCGCGCTCTAAACGTGATAAGAAAGGTGAGAGTTTGGATATTAGATAACCTGGTTACCTCTAGTAATACGTTCTAATTACCTTACTTTAGTTTCCTTGACCAAAACCGACCGCAAGGGTCTGGCTTGGAAACAGCGAATCGTGGACGACATTCGCTTTTGTGTGGGCAAATACCCCAACATATTCGTTTTCCAAGTTCAGAATATGAGGAATAGCTTGCTTAAGGATCTGCGGCAGGAGTGGAAAAAGAACTCCCGGTTCATTTTCGGAAAGAACCGCGTGATGCAGATCGGTTTGGGTCGCACCAAAAGCGAGGAAGTGGAGTCGGATTTGCACAAGGTAAATTATgcttaatatataaatattatatccATAACTAATCACTTTTCTAATAGCTATCCAAGCGTTTAACTGGCCAAGTGGGTCTGCTCTTCACGGACAAATCCAAGAAGGAAGTTCTGGAGTGGGCCGAAAACTACTGGGCCGTAGAGTACGCACGCAGTGGCTTTGTGGCTACGGAAACGGTTACCCTGCCAGCTGGTCCCTTGGAGGACTTTGCCCACTCCATGGAGCCGCATCTGCGATCCTTGGGCCTGCCCACCAAGCTGGAAAAGGGTATCGTAACCCTGTACGGTGACTACACCGTCTGCGAGGAAGGCAAAGTACTGACGCCCGAGCAGGCGAGAATTCTCAAGCTGGTGGGCAAACCCATGGCCAAGTTCCGGCTGACCATGAAGTGCTCATGGACCAAAAGCGAGGGTTTCCAGCTGCACGTCGAGGATGATGTGAACGACGAGGAACAGGCCGATAGCGCCATGGAAGAGGACGCTGAGGCAATGGATGACAAagacgacgatgatgatgatgacgaggaggaggacgatgagtaaattagttttaggcgtagaattaatttttatgtatatatcaagtacagaaaatatatatacttgtatTTTTACATTACTTTTATATTATCTTACGTTCAACACAGATAATACTTGATTAATTATAGCTTAGACTAAAAACTAAGTAAACAAAACACTTAAAAAGCATTCCAGATATTGCAGCTAGTGACCAAAAGCCGTTGTACGAAGTCAAGAAAGGCACCAAATTCTCAGTTTGCGTCGTCCGAGAGGATGTAAAGTACTAGTGGCCGTTCGTTTTCGCTATCCTCCTCCAGAAGATCGCTGCCATTCATGGAGATATCCTGCGAGGCAGAGGCCTCCAACACCAAGGCACTCGTGGTGGCACTTAGAAAGAGTTCCAAGGGAATGGGTTGCCCTGAAACTTCTCGATTCGATGGAGTTACAGTCTCCAGTGCCACATCTTCTTCTTCCTCGTCCTCTCCGGCTGACATCTGCATCGGCTCCTCGGCTATATCCAAATGTTATTGATCCGCGTGGAGGGCCGCCGTCGAATTTGGCGGAACTGTGCAGCCCGCAGCAATGTGCTCCATCACCTGCTGCTTCAGCTGCGCCACATGGTCCTTGAGGTTCTTCACAATGCTCGCCAGGTCGACGTTCTCGCCCTTGAGGATCTTCACGCGATCCTCAAGCTTCGATATGCGCTCCAGCTTGCGTTTGCGGCACTTGGAGGCGGCCACGCGGTTGCGCTGCCTCTTGCGCTCTAGCTTGATCTTCTCCTGCGTTTCCATGTCGATAGGGCTGACGGTGGGCGAACCGGCTGGGTTGCCGGGTTCGTCCTTGATCACCGAGAAGCCATCGGCCAAGTTGGCGTAGGTGAAGGTTCCGCCGCTGATGCCATTGTTCACCGCCGTCATGGCGGAAGCGGCGGCCGTATTGCTGTTGGGAGCTGGATTGACGGCCGGAAAAGCCTGCGAGTTGGTGTGCAGATTCTGAAGAGCCTCCTCGAATCCCTTGCCAAAGGCCTCCTGTTCCACGGTGACGGGTCCCGCCTTGGTGGGGAAAACCTTGCCGGGCTGTGGAGTCTGGATGAGGTTGTTGGACATGAGGATCTTCTCGAGATCGGGTGTATTCAGGGTCTTGGCCTGCAGATCCGGTGAGTTAATGACCAACGGAGCGAAGATCCGCTTATTCTTGGCACCCTTGCTGTTCAGATCCAAGGAACCGGGACGCTTGTTGGGATTGGGGGTGGATGTGAGGCCTGGTGCTTGAAAGTCCAACGACATGGGGCCACCTTCTTCTCCAATGGGCTCTGTTTTCGGTACGATCTGCACGGCAGTTGCTCCGGAACTGCCAGCATTCAGGCTACTTAAATTCGCAGCAGCGGAAACGGGGGTTTTCATGTTTGCCCAAGCGATGACGTCAAACTCTTTCTAGCTAATGTAAGAGaggaaaccaaaaaacaaccTGATAAAAACTTGTTTCGCGATGGATGAGTCATGCAAATAACTCGCTTCTTCTTACTCACCAGAGGGTGGGAACTTTGGGTCGCAGAAAGTGTGATTAAAGTAAACtgtacttttttgtttgctggtTTGTGTTTCACCACTTTTTAATCTCTTGTTTAATCTGTCACGACTGGAATTTTGCgtaatttatttggtttatttataaaaatatttataacgcgcagttgttttttttagagtgGCTATTATTCGTTAGAGCTGGACAAAAATCGATACTTCTGcgtgatttttatttatgtgaaTGGCATCAGGTGGCAATCACCGCgccaaacttttaaaaataatttttaatttgaaaaatcatatttgattattaaaattaatttaattgataaaaaaaaaaaacaattataaatttcaatttttatacaaaaatgttactataacttaaaaaataaaagtaataattacttttcaatgttttgataaaaattggAAACAAGAACTAAATAACATGTATCTGAAAGATACTATAGTGTTTTCATGAGCGTTACTTGCCTCTTGCAGTTTTGCCATTCACATGGAACCCAGGCTATATGATAGCAACGGTACCCTGCGAAAGGTGGCTAGCCGATCTGGCAACCCCACCATGAGTTTATAGTCAGCTGTGTTATTGACGTAACTTTTACTTTTCCTTTGGATTGtgttttaaactaaattgaTATTGAAATGGTTCGTCCAACGCTCGTCAGCCTGGCCAAGCGAGTGCCCCTAATCCACTTCCGCAAAGGGGGAGCGGGAGCTCCGGGCGCGCAGACCGCAAATCAGCAGGCAAGTTCCCAGCCACCAGGAGGCAAAAAGGTTAACCCACCGCTCTCATTTACTACGAAGTGCACCTGCTCCTGATGGACTTTCATATTCATTTCGAATCTCTTGTTTTGCATAGTTGGCCGGAGGACCTGCAATCGAGGATTACGAGCTGCCGGCACGATTTGCCCGCAAACCAATCGATCCGGAGGAAGCGGCGTACATCAACAATGGAGGAATACCAAATTAAAGGAATCCATACTGTGTGCTGCTTCACCGAATATCACACATGTTTAGCGTAAATTATTCAAGAAAGAATTAAATGGCCGACGCcagaattttattgtttaaataaacatcaTGTGTCCCCCGGGGCCAGTGTTGCCAGGTGTTGAGCTCCCGCATAAGCTAGATTCTGGATATAAATAggctaaaaactaaaaataaaggcTGAAAAACAGTAAAATCTTAAGGCTTTTAAAGTGTAGAAagtaaaatttccaaattgtgAACCCTACACAAAcccataatttttcttttatttgatacaaatataatttaaaaaaaatatatatagtttaaaaaacgATGTGATATCGAATCAGATACATGTGCGTCTCATTCATATCAAACTTAACTGCTGAGACTGGTAGTGCTTAAAAATTTGCCAGATTTATGGATATAGGCTACATACAATTTTTCTAAGCTGTAGCTGTTTTAAAGATCTAGCCTGAAAAAGTGTAAACTGCCAGCACTGGCCAGAGCTTTCAGTTCGCTGTGAATGGCATTTGGGGGGCTAGGAGAAAGAACAAGAGCCAACCATCTGAAGCGAAAGCCAATCGGTCCCCACACGCATTTCGATCGTTTCTCTGTTCGTTTCGTTTGTTTGTGCTATAATACACACCCCCCCCGAACAGTCAAGTTCACCCCCCGCCCGCCCCGATCATCGCGAACAAAGAGTGGAAAATTTCCGTGCCAG contains:
- the LOC128253731 gene encoding mRNA turnover protein 4 homolog, coding for MPRSKRDKKVSLTKTDRKGLAWKQRIVDDIRFCVGKYPNIFVFQVQNMRNSLLKDLRQEWKKNSRFIFGKNRVMQIGLGRTKSEEVESDLHKLSKRLTGQVGLLFTDKSKKEVLEWAENYWAVEYARSGFVATETVTLPAGPLEDFAHSMEPHLRSLGLPTKLEKGIVTLYGDYTVCEEGKVLTPEQARILKLVGKPMAKFRLTMKCSWTKSEGFQLHVEDDVNDEEQADSAMEEDAEAMDDKDDDDDDDEEEDDE
- the LOC128253728 gene encoding LOW QUALITY PROTEIN: transcription factor Jra (The sequence of the model RefSeq protein was modified relative to this genomic sequence to represent the inferred CDS: substituted 1 base at 1 genomic stop codon) codes for the protein MKTPVSAAANLSSLNAGSSGATAVQIVPKTEPIGEEGGPMSLDFQAPGLTSTPNPNKRPGSLDLNSKGAKNKRIFAPLVINSPDLQAKTLNTPDLEKILMSNNLIQTPQPGKVFPTKAGPVTVEQEAFGKGFEEALQNLHTNSQAFPAVNPAPNSNTAAASAMTAVNNGISGGTFTYANLADGFSVIKDEPGNPAGSPTVSPIDMETQEKIKLERKRQRNRVAASKCRKRKLERISKLEDRVKILKGENVDLASIVKNLKDHVAQLKQQVMEHIAAGCTVPPNSTAALHADQXHLDIAEEPMQMSAGEDEEEEDVALETVTPSNREVSGQPIPLELFLSATTSALVLEASASQDISMNGSDLLEEDSENERPLVLYILSDDAN
- the LOC128253736 gene encoding uncharacterized protein LOC128253736 isoform X1, coding for MVRPTLVSLAKRVPLIHFRKGGAGAPGAQTANQQASSQPPGGKKLAGGPAIEDYELPARFARKPIDPEEAAYINNGGIPN
- the LOC128253736 gene encoding uncharacterized protein LOC128253736 isoform X2, translating into MVRPTLVSLAKRVPLIHFRKGGAGAPGAQTANQQLAGGPAIEDYELPARFARKPIDPEEAAYINNGGIPN